In Vidua macroura isolate BioBank_ID:100142 chromosome 7, ASM2450914v1, whole genome shotgun sequence, a single genomic region encodes these proteins:
- the RAB17 gene encoding ras-related protein Rab-17 — MAQTVTPGTSPEGPHPFYMYKVVLLGSMSVGKSSLAYRYVKNDFRELLPTVGCSFFTQILDLEEATVKFEIWDTAGQEKYQSVCHLYYRDAHAALLVYDIANKQTFSRAKLWLEELEKKFLPDEIVIALVGNKTDLAAEREVTTEEGEDFAQTKGLLFMETSAKSNHQVNDVFMAIVQELLRREKEKASKPSPRGRSTVDLRASGARTRCCRS, encoded by the exons ATGGCACAGACGGTGACACCGGGCACGTCCCCAGAGGGGCCTCATCCCTTCTACATGTACaaggtggtgctgctgggcagcatGTCCGTGGGCAAGTCCAGCCTGGCCTACAGATACGTGAAAAACGActtcagggagctgctgccaacCGTGGGAT GCTCCTTCTTCACACAGATACTCGACCTGGAGGAGGCCACTGTCAAGTTTGAGATCTGGGACACGGCGGGCCAGGAGAAGTACCAGAGTGTCTGTCACCTCTACTACCGGGATGCCCACGCTGCCCTCCTCGTTTATGACATTGCTAACAAG CAAACATTCAGCAGAGCAAAGCtgtggctggaggagctggagaagaaatTCCTTCCCGATGAAATCGTGATTGCTCTGGTGGGCAACAAGACTGACCTTGCTGCCGAGCGAGAGGTCACCACTGAG GAGGGGGAAGACTTTGCACAAACAAAAGGCCTCCTGTTCATGGAGACGTCTGCAAAATCCAACCACCAAGTAAATGATGTCTTCATGGCCATAG TCCAAGAGCTcctgaggagggaaaaagagaaggcatCCAAGCCATCCCCACGTGGGAGGTCGACCGTGGACCTGCGGGCGAGCGGGGCGAGGACGAGGTGCTGCCGGAGCTGA
- the PRLH gene encoding prolactin-releasing peptide, whose protein sequence is MKLGVACLLWLLLVCLTPLATHGRVLERSMEIRSKENMNPDIDPSWYTGRGIRPVGRFGRRRALGGGSQPGGPGQRGCAAPRPPRLGLNP, encoded by the exons ATGAAGCTGGGGGTCGCCTgcctcctgtggctgctgctcgTCTGCCTGACCCCACTCGCCACCCACGGCCGCGTCCTTGAGCGCTCCATGGAAATCAGGAGTAAGGAGAACATGA ACCCGGACATCGACCCCTCGTGGTACACGGGCCGCGGGATCCGGCCGGTGGGGCGCTTCGGGAGGCGACGAGCCCTGGGCGGGGGCAGCCAGCCCGGCGGGCCCGGGCAGCGAGGCTGTGCAGCCCCCCGCCCTCCCCGGCTGGGGCTGAACCcctga